The Amycolatopsis coloradensis sequence GCTCACCCGGCTGGAAGACATCCGCGAAATGCTGAGCAGTCCGCATTTCAGTTCCGACCGGCGGAATCCGTCGTTCCCGATGCTGGTGGCGCGCCCGGTCCGCCCGGAGGACGATTCGTTCCGCCCGTCCCTCATCGGGATGGACCCGCCGGAGCACAGCCAGGCCCGGCGTGACGTCGTCGGGGAATTCACGGTCAAACGCATGAAGGCGTTGCAGCCGCGGATCCAGCAGATCGTGGACGACCATATCGACGCCCTGCTCGCGGGCCCCCGGCCCGCCGATCTCGTCCAGGCGCTTTCCCTGCCGGTTCCGTCACTGGTGATCTGCGAACTGCTCGGCGTCCCCTATTCGGACCACGATTTCTTCCAGGCGTGCAGTTCCAAGATGCTCAGCCGGGAGGTCAGCCCCGAAGAACGGCAGACGGCGTTCGAGAGTCTCCGGAACTATCTCGACGAACTCGTCACCAAGAAGGAAGCGGACGCCACCGAGGACGACCTCCTCGGCCGTCAGATCCTGAAGCAGCGGGAAACGGGCGAAGCCGACCACGCCGAACTCGTCAGCCTGGCGTTCCTGCTGCTCATCGCCGGACACGAGACCACGGCGAACATGATCTCGCTCGGCACGGTGACCCTGCTGGAGAATCCCGATCAGCTGGCGAAGATCAAGGCGGACCCGGGCAAGACCCTCGCCGCCATCGAGGAACTCTTGCGGGTCTTCACGATCGCGGAAACGGCGACCTCGCGCTTCGCCACGGCGGACGTCGAGATCGGCGGAACGCTCATCCGCGCGGGAGAAGGCGTCGTCGGCCTGAGCAACGCGGGCAACCACGATCCGGACGGCTTCGAGAACCCGGACACGTTCGACATCGAACGCGGCGCGCGGCATCACGTCGCCTTCGGATTCGGAGTGCACCAATGCCTCGGCCAGAACTTGGCGAGGTTGGAACTCCAGATCGTCTTCGATACGTT is a genomic window containing:
- a CDS encoding cytochrome P450, with amino-acid sequence MTDVEETTATLPMARKCPFSPPPEYETLREKSPVSRVGLPSGQTAWALTRLEDIREMLSSPHFSSDRRNPSFPMLVARPVRPEDDSFRPSLIGMDPPEHSQARRDVVGEFTVKRMKALQPRIQQIVDDHIDALLAGPRPADLVQALSLPVPSLVICELLGVPYSDHDFFQACSSKMLSREVSPEERQTAFESLRNYLDELVTKKEADATEDDLLGRQILKQRETGEADHAELVSLAFLLLIAGHETTANMISLGTVTLLENPDQLAKIKADPGKTLAAIEELLRVFTIAETATSRFATADVEIGGTLIRAGEGVVGLSNAGNHDPDGFENPDTFDIERGARHHVAFGFGVHQCLGQNLARLELQIVFDTLFRRVPGLRIAVPVDELPFKHDSTIYGLHALPVTW